From Halalkalibaculum roseum, one genomic window encodes:
- the ispF gene encoding 2-C-methyl-D-erythritol 2,4-cyclodiphosphate synthase has translation MDSDFRIGYGYDVHRLVEGRDLVLGGVTVPHKRGLDGHSDADVLLHAISDALLGTLALGDIGKHFPDTDEAFKNADSRRLLKKVYRLIEQRSYHLVNIDSVIVAQKPKLASYIDEMRQNIASDLALDLDRVSVKATTSEMLGFEGEEKGISARAAVLISKGS, from the coding sequence ATGGATAGTGATTTCCGAATAGGTTATGGTTATGACGTTCACCGGCTGGTTGAGGGGAGGGATCTGGTACTGGGCGGAGTTACGGTTCCGCACAAGCGGGGTCTGGACGGCCACTCGGATGCCGATGTATTGCTGCATGCTATTAGTGACGCTCTCTTAGGTACTCTGGCCCTTGGTGATATCGGTAAGCATTTTCCCGATACGGATGAGGCATTCAAAAATGCCGACAGTCGCCGGTTGCTGAAAAAGGTATACAGACTGATAGAACAAAGAAGCTATCACTTGGTGAACATTGATTCAGTGATAGTGGCCCAGAAACCCAAACTCGCATCATATATTGATGAGATGCGCCAAAATATTGCAAGCGACCTGGCGTTGGATTTAGACCGTGTTAGCGTTAAAGCCACGACATCGGAGATGCTCGGTTTTGAAGGAGAAGAGAAGGGCATATCGGCCCGGGCTGCAGTATTAATTTCAAAGGGTAGCTGA